One Bosea sp. 124 genomic window, GAGCAGGGCGTTGATCTCGTTGTCCTCCGCCACCAGTACGCTGAGCCGTTGGCGCGACGCACGTTGGGGATGGACGCTCGACGCCTCGACGACCGGAGCCACGGGCGCGGGGCGGGGCGACAGCCGCTCATAAAGCGAGCGGGCGCGCACCGGCTTGACGAGGAACCCGGTGAAGCCGGCCTCACGCGGGGAGCCGAATTGCCGGCGCTCCAGCGGCGACAGCATGATCAGGCAATCGACAAGGCCGGCAGCGCGGATTTCTCCGGCAAGGGCGATGGCCGCGTCGCGGCCGATCGCCTGGTCGACCAGGGCGGCATCATAGGATACGCCGCCGCGCAGCCGCGCCATGGCCTCTTCGGCATCCGCAGCGAGCGTGGCGATGCCACCGGCCGCCGCGATCGTCTCGCGCAGGAAGCCCGGCCCGAAGGGCGCATCCGAGACGACCAGCACATGCTTGCTGCACCAGTCCGGCAAGGCAGGGACGGCAGCTTCCACAGCAACGGGCAGTGGCAGGCTGACGCGGAAGAGCGAGCCTCCGCCCTGCCGGGCCTCAACCCCGACCGAGCCGCCCATCAGGACGGCGAGGCGACGCACGATGGCGAGGCCGAGCCCGGTGCCTTCATGGCGGCGCGCGGCAGAATTGTCGGCCTGCTCGAACTCCTCGAAGATCGCCTGGCGGCGGTCCTCGGGAATGCCCGGCCCGGTATCGGCGACCTCGATCGCGATCAGGCCGGCGTCACGGCCGATGCGGATGCCGACGCCGCCATCGTCCGTGAACTTGATCGCGTTGCCGACCAGATTGAGCAGGATCTGACGGAGCCTGTCGCGGTCGCCGACCAGATGCGTCGGCAGGCCGGGCGCGAGATGGGCGGCGAGTTCGATGCCCTTGGCCTGGGCACGCGGGGCCATCAGTTCAGAAACCGTTTCGACGAGCAGTCCGAGGTCGAAGCGCTCGTTGGCGAGTTCGAGCTTGCCCGCCTCGACCTTGGCGAAATCGAGGATGTCGTCGACGAGGCCGAGAAGGGCCTCGCCCGAGGTCCGCAAGGCACGGACATAGGTCGCCTGCTCCGGATCGAGCCCGGTGTCGCCGAGGAGATCGGCCATGCCGAGGATACCATTGAGCGGCGTGCGGAACTCGTGGCTGACGGTGGCGAGGAAACGCGACTTCGCCTCGTTGGCGCCTTCGGCGCGCGCACGGGCCTCGACCAGCTCCTGCTCGCCGGCGATGCGGGCGGTGATGTCGCGGCCGACGCGCTGCAGCACCGTCCGGCCGAGCGTGACGGGCACCACGGTCTCGACCCAGGAAATCCAGCGCTCGCCTTCTGGCGTGGCAAGGCATTCGTCGAAGACGCGGGCGCCGCCATCGAGCGCCAAGGCGGGACGGCAGGCCACGAGGCGCGGCTGGGCGAGCGAGCCGACGATCTCCGCCTCGCCGAGCCCGAGCAGCGCGGCATAGGCGCCGTTGGCGTAGACGATGCGGGCGCCGTCGCGCCGCACGATGAGATCGCCCTGCGCCTCGATCAGGCTGCGGTAGTGTTCCTCGCTGTCGGCCAGCGCCCAGAGCCGGTCATTCAGCGTCTCGACATCGCCGGCCAGTTCGGCCGCCTGCCGGACGATGCGGTCGCGCTGGCGCAGCAGCGTCAGCGCCGCGATGCCCGCAAACAGCGCGAGCACCACAACCGAAACCGCAGCCCAGGGCGACGAGAGAGGATCCATGAAGCCACTCTAACAGCGGCCTGTTGAAGAAAGGTTGGTCGAAACGGCGAATGCGCCGGATCGCTTGGGGTGGTTCGTTAACCAGCCGGCGCGTCGGCCGGCACGACTTCAGGCGGCCTGCGCCATCTGGTCACCGCGCAAACGGTAGGACAGCGCCTCCGCCAGATGGATGCGGCCAACCTTCGGCTCGCCGTCGAGATCGGCCAGCGTGCGCGCCACCTTGAGCACGCGGTGATAGGCGCGCGCGGTCAGGCGCATGGCATCGGCCGCGTCGCGCAGGAGGGACAGGCCGGCATTGTCCGGCCGCGCAATCTCGTCGAGCACCGGCGCCGGGCAGGCGGCGTTGGTCGCGATAGTGGGCAGGCCCAAAGCCTCGAAGCGCGCGATCTGGAGGCGCCGCGCTGCGGCGACGCGGGCTGCGACCTCCGCCGAGCCCTCGCTCGCCGCCGGCAGGATCAGATCCGATGCCGTCACGGCGGGGACGTCGATGGTGATGTCGATGCGATCCAGCATCGGGCCGGAAATACGGCCCTGATACTGCGCCATGCAGCGCTCGTTCTGCTGGCGGCGGCAGGCGAAGCCGGGTTCGGTCGCCTTGCCGCAGCGGCACGGATTCATCGCCGCGACGAGCTGGAAGCGGGCCGGATAGACGGCACGGTGATTGGCGCGCGAGATCAGCACGTCGCCGGTTTCCATCGGCTGGCGCAGCGCATCGAGCGCCTGGGCCTGGAACTCGGGCAGTTCGTCGAGGAAGAGCACGCCGTGATGGGCGAGCGAGACCTCGCCGGGCCTGGCCTGCAGGCCGCCGCCGACGAGCGCAGCCATCGAGGCCGAATGATGCGGGGCGCGAAAGGGCCGCCTGTCGGTCAGCGCGCCCTCGGCAAGCTGGCCTGCGACAGACAGCACCATCGAGACCTCGAGCAGTTCGCGGGGGCTGAGCGGCGGCAGGATCGACGGCAGACGGCTCGCCAGCATCGATTTTCCGGCGCCCGGCGGCCCGCTCATCAGGAGGTTGTGCCCGCCGGCCGCCGCGATCTCGAGCACCCGCTTGGCGCTCTCCTGACCCTTGATATCGGCGAGATCGGGCAAAGGCCCCGACTGGCGCGTCACTGCCGGCTCCGGCCGTGCCATCACCTGCGTGCCCTTGAAATGATTGGCGAGCTGGATCAGCGAGCGGGGCGCGAGGATGTCGATGTCGGCTGCGGCCCAGGCAGCCTCAGGCCCGGAGGCGTGCGGGCAGATCAGCCCCTGCCCCCGGCCATAGGCCGCAATCGCCGCCGGCAGCACGCCCGCGACGGCAGTGATCGAGCCGTCGAGCGCAAGCTCCCCCAGCACGGTGTAGCCCGCCAGCGCATCGGCCGGGATCGCGCCGATCGCCGCCATGACGGCGAGCGCGATCGGCAGGTCGTAATGGCTGCCTTCCTTGGGCAGGTCAGCCGGCGCGAGGTTCACCGTGATGCGCTTGGCCGGCAGGGCGAGACCAGAGGCGATCAGCGCGGCACGCACCCGCTCCTTGCTCTCGCCCACCGCCTTGTCGGGCAAACCGACCAGGATGAAGGCGACACCGCCCGGCGTGACCTGGACTTGAACATCGACGGCGCGCGCCTCGATCCCCTCGAACGCCACCGTCGCGACCCGTGTCACCATTGCCCGCTGCCCCATGCCCCGGCGAAACCTAGACGAGCACGGGCGATCTGGCAAGAACATAGCATGAACTCGATACGAGCTTGCGTGCCACCTGGGCGCGGAGCTTCAGTCGCGCACTACAAGGGAAACGCACACAAATCAAATATATAAATTCATTCTCATTTGCTTCAAACGATCTCGATCTTGCGTTTTACAGTCACTTCCTTCAATTCAAGGCAAAACAACTTGTCATGAGAGCAGCTTCGTATTAGACGATTTCCATCTTGATTCAGCGATGTCAGCAAGTGCCGAGAATAATATTCTCTGCACTACCGCTAACTCATTGCCGTGAAAGGAGTCCGGCGACCTTTCTTTCTTGCAAGAGCGTCGATGCCATGGGCCCCGGGGGGCAAATCTCTCACATCAGCGGCGCGTCACGCGCCCACACGACAGGAGATTTCCATGCCTGACACTAAAAACTTGCCTGACACCGACACGTTGCCGCCCGTCACCAAGGCAGGCACGAGCCTACCCGTCACTTTGCTCAAGGCGGCAACGGCCAAAGCCAATGCCGTCAAGGTGACGCCGGGCCACGGCGTCGCCGGCCGCCACGCCACACGCGAGGTGCTCGATGCGCTCTCGGGGCACAAGGACCCCGGCATGTTCGGCCGGATGTTCCCGAAGCTCCCACCGCTCCAGGTTTCGGATGCCAAGCTCGATGCACTGGCCGTAGCGATGCTCGACGCCGACCCTGCCGACAAGGCCAAAGACAACCCCAATATTCCGGCTGGCTTCACCTATCTCGGACAATTCGTCGACCATGACATCACGCTCGATCTGACCTCGCTCGGCGACAAGCAGAAGGACCCGCTCGGCGTCGAGAATTTTCGGACGCCGAGCCTCGATCTCGATGCTCTCTACGGGCTGGGACCGGACGGCTCGCCGCATCTTTATCAGCGCAGCGGCCCGAATTTCTCAAAGCACGGGCCGAAATTCGTCATCGGCAAGAACATCACCGTCGGATTCGGCGGCATCACCGGCGATTTTGCGAACGACCTGCCGCGCTCGCCCGAAGGGATGGCGCTGATTGGCGACCATCGCAACGACGAGAACCTGCTGGTGGCGCAGACCCATCTCGCCTTCCTGAAATTCCACAACAAGGTTTGCGATATCCTCGCCGGAGGGGCCAATCCGCCGGCGGATCTCTTCGCCGAGGCGCGCCGGCTGGTGACCTGGCACTACCAATGGATCGTGCTGCATGACTTCGTCGAGCGCCTGACCGAGCCCGGCATCGTCGCGAAGATACTGCATGACGGGCGCAAGTTCTACCGTTTCAAGCGCACGCCCTATATGCCGGTCGAGTTCTCCGCCGCCGCCTATCGGCTCGGCCACAGTATGGTCCGGCAGCGTTACAGCCATAACCGCGTCTTTACGGACATCGGCTTCGACCTGCTCTTCGGCTTCACTGGCCTGTCCGGCCAGATCATCGGCGATTTGATGCCGAACCCGCCGCCTGGCGGTCCCTTGCCGGTCGCGAAGCTGCCGAGCAACTGGATCATCGACTGGCGGCGCTTCTACGATCTGGGCACGGCGGCGGGCACGCCGAATTTCACCTTCAACCCGACGCGTCGGCTCGATCCGCTGCTGGTCAAGGAACTGCACAATCTGCCGGGCGGCGGCGGCAATCTCGCCTTCCGCAACCTGAAGCGGGGCGTCATGCTCGGCCTGCCCTCAGGGCAGGACGTCGCGGCCCATCTCAGGATCAAGAACCCGCTGACCGCGGCCGAGATCGCGACCGGGCCGGACGGGCTGGCCGCCAAGCAGCAGGGCCTCGATAGAGCAACCCCGCTCTGGTACTATATTTTGAAGGAGGCGCAGGTTCGCAAAAACGGCGAACGGCTTGGCCCCGTCGGTGCGACGATCATCTCCGAGGTCTTCGTCGGTCTCGTTCATGGCGACCCGCAATCCTATATCTGGCGCGAGAAGGACTGGAAGCCGACCTTGCCATCGACCAAAGCCGGAACCTTCACTATGGTCGATCTGCTGAAGCTGGTCGACGACATCGACCCGATCGGCTGATCCTCTGCCCGGAAAGGGCGGCCTGGCCGCCCTTTCTCCCGATTACATTCAAGCGGTGGCAGAGGCTGCCTTTCGCGCCATGATCTGCCGCAGCAGGACTGGCGAGGCGATCACCAGGCCAACCAGCACGCTGGTCGGCGTCGCCAGAATCATTGGCAGCGCGGCCAGCGCGATCACCAGCCGCTCCCACATCGCCAGCGGCGCCAGGAACCAGCCGGCAAATGCCGCCGAGAGGAAGGTGATGCTGGCGATGCAGGAGGCTGTCGAGCCGACCAGTTCCGTCCAGGAGAAGCCCGGCGCCATGATCAGCATCGAGGGCGAGAACACGAAGACGAAGGGCACCAGAACCTTGCCGAGCGCCAGCCGGAAGGCGGTGTTTCCCGTCTTGAACGGATCGGCGCCGGCCATGCTCGCCCCGGCATAGGCCGCGATCGCGACCGGCGGGGTGATGTCGGCGAGCACCCCGTAATAGAACACGAAGAAGTGCGCCACGAGCGGGTTGACCCCGAGCATGCCGAGCGCCGGCGCCGCCACCGTGACCATGATGATGTAGTTCGCCGTAGTCGGCACGCCGCAGCCGAGCAGGATGCAGACCACGCCCGTCAGCAGGAGCGTGAAGAACAGCGTCGCGCTCTTCAGCTCGAAGGGGAAGAACGGGATCAGGTCGGACACGCCCCTCGCCCACTGGTCGGCGAGCGAGGTGACGATCCAGGAGATCTTGAAGCCGACGCCGGTCAGCGTCACCACGCCGACGATGATGCCGACGGTCGCCGCCGCAGCCCCGACGCCGATGGCGTATTTCGCCCCGAGAATGAAGGCGTCGATCATGTCGTCGACACGCTTGCGCCCTTCAGCAGAGCGCATCAGCACCCCATGGGCCATGACGGCGAAGGCACTCAGCGTGAAGGCGAGGTTGACGCCCGGCACACGCAGGAACTCGCTCGGCGCGGCGATGCCGATCGCCAGCGCGAAGGCCAGCGCAGAGGCGGCACGATATTGCGCAAGGCCGACCAGCATGCAGCCGGTGATGCCCCAGAAGGCGGCGAGATACGGCGTATAGCCGGTGAACAGCACGAGGATCAGCGCAAACAGCGGGGCGATCGTCGGCCAGTCGCGGGCGAAGACCTCGCGCAGCGTCGGCGCGTCGGCATCGGACATGCCTCCCATGCCGGTCCGCTTCGCCTCGAAATGGACCTGCATCAGCACGCCGAAGAAATGCATGAAGGCCGGGATGATCGCGGCGATGATGATGGTCGCGTAGGGCAGGTTGAGGAACTCGACCATCAGGAAGGCGGCCGCGCCCATGATCGGCGGGGTGATCTGGCCGCCCGTCGCGGCGGTCGACTCGACCGCGGCCGCGAAATGGCGCCGGTAGCCGAGCCGGATCATCATCGGGATCGTCAGCGAGCCGACCGTCACAGTGTTGGCGACGGACGAGCCCGAGATCATGCCGAACAGGGCCGAGCCGAAGATCGAGACCTTGGCCGGGCCGCCGGCATAGCGCCCGGCGACCGCCGCTGCGACACCGAGGAAGAGTCGGCCGAGCCCGATGCGGGTCGCGAGCACGCCGAACAGCACGAAATGAAAGACATAGGTCGCGACGACGCCGAGCGCGACGCCGTAGACGCCCTGGCTGGTGAGATAGAGATGGTTGATCAGGTTCGACCAGGTCGAGCCCGGATGCAGGAAAATGCCCGGAAACCAGTTGCCGAAGATGGCATAGACCATCGCGAAGATGGCGATCAGCGGCAGGCCCCAGCCGATGGCGCGCCGCGTCGCCTCGATCATCAGGATGATGGTGATCGAGCCCATCACCACGTCGAGCGTCGAGGGATTGCCGACCCGGAAGACCATGTCCTCGAAGATCCAGGGGACATAGAGGCTGGAGACCGCCACCGCGACGGCGAAGATCCAGTCGTAGAGCGGCACCCCGCCAGGCCGCAGCAGCGTCGAGGGATGAACCGTGCGCGCCTCGCTCTTGCGGGCCGAGAAGACCAGGAAAATCAGGCCGAGCACGAAGGCGAGATGGACGCCGCGATGCGTCGTCTCGCGCAGCAGGCCGAAGCCGGCGGTGTAGTAATGGAAGGCCGAGAGCGCGAGCAGCAGGCCACCGACGATCAGCGCCGTGCCATGCGGCACCTTGCGGAACTGCATCTCGGGATCGAGTTCTTCCTCGAGCTTCGCGAGTTCGGCGGCGGAGGGCGTGGCGGTCATGACGGGGGCTCCGGGGCCGGGCGCGAACCGTGCGAAGTACGGAATCAGCCCAAAATCAAGCGCACCGTCATCCTGGCCGCAGCGAAGCGGAGCGCCGGGATCCATCGTAGGGCGCGATCTACGATGGATCCCGGGTCGACCTACGGTCGCCCAGGATGACGGTGGAGGTTTGCGTATGGTCTCAAGGCAGGCGTGAGATGCCCGGGCAAGCCCGGGCATGACGCTGTCGCCTTACTTCAGCAGGCCGGCTTCCTTGTAGAAGCGCTCGGCGCCGGGGTGGAGCGGCACGCCGAGCAGGCCCGATAGCGCGGTCGCCTTCTGGATCGCCTTGCCCTTGGCATGGCCGGAATCGAGCGCCGCGCGAGCCTTGTCGCTCCAGAGCGCCTTGGTGACCGCATAGACCGTGTCGGCCGAGACCTTGGACGACGTCACCCAATGGGCGCCGACGGCGACGGTCTTGACCGCGCCGACATCCTTGTAGGTGCCGGCCGGAATCTCGTCCACCGCGAAGAAGGGGAAGTCCTTGGCCAGCTTCTCGGCGGGAGCGCCGGTGATCGGCAGAATGTCGATGCCGGAGCCGGTCGAGGCCAGTTCCGAGATCGCAGCCGCCGGGAAGCCGCCGGTGAAGAAGAAGGCATCGACCGAGCCGTCCTTCATCTTCTCGGCAGCCTGGTTGGGCTTGAGATATTCGGCCGTGATGTCCTTCTCGCCGACACCGAAGGCAGCAAGGATCGCCTTGGCGTTGAGCAGCGTGCCGGAACCGGGCTCATCGAGCGAAACCTTCTTGCCCTTGAGGTCGGCAACGCTCTTCACGTTCGACGCCTTGCGCACGACGAGATGGACGCTTTCGGGATAGAGATTGGCGATCGAGCGCAGTTCCTCGACCTTCGGCTTGCCCTCGAAGACGCCCGTACCGGAATAGGCCCAATAGGCCACGTCAGCCTGGACGAAACCGGATTCGGCGGCGCCGCCGACGATCGCGTTGACATTGGCGACCGAGCCGTTGCTGGCGACGGCGGTCGAGACCAGTTGCGGCGGTGCCGAGATCGCGTTCGCGATCAGGCCACCGATCGGATAATAAGTGCCAGCCGTGCCGCCCGTCCCGATGCGGAAGAAGGCGGGTGCCTGCGCGAAGGCGAGGCCGGCAGCGAGCGCCGCAGCGCCGAGCGCGAGGCCGGCAGCGGCGAGTTTCAGTCGAAAATGCAAGGACATCGGCGTCAGTCTCCCATGAAGGGAGCTACTGTCTTGAGCTTTCCTGCGACGATCAACCGAAAAATTGTGCCGCGCCTCCGCGATCCCGCATGCTCCACAGCTCCCGCTGTCATACGAAAGGCCCCGCCGTGGAACCGGCGGGGCCTCGTTTCAGATGCGCCAGACCATGGCTTCAGGCCGCGACGCCGGTTCCGATCGGGCAGCTCACGCCGGTGCCGCCGAGTCCGCAATAGCCCGCCGGGTTTCTGGCGAGATATTGCTGGTGGTAGTCCTCGGCGAAGTAGAAGTCCGGCGCATCGAGGATCTCGGTCGTGATCGGGCCATAGCCGCGCTGCTGCAGCGCCTGCTGGTATTCGGCCTTGGAGCGCTCGGCAACGGCGCGCTGGGCTTCGTCCTGGACATAGATGCCTGAGCGGTACTGCGTGCCGACATCGTTGCCCTGGCGCATGCCCTGCGTAGGGTCGTGGTTCTCCCAGAAGGCCTTGAGCAGCATCTCATAAGGCAGCAGGGCAGGGTCGAAGACGACCTTCACGACCTCGTTGTGGCCGGTCTGGCCGGAGCAGACCTCTTCATAGGTCGGGTTCGGCGTGAAGCCGCCAGTGTAGCCGACAGCGGTGATCCAGATACCCTCTCCCATCTGCCAGAACTTGCGCTCCGCGCCCCAGAAGCAGCCGAGCCCGAAGATCGCCGTCTGCAGGCCCTCGGGATAGGGGCCGGCGAGCGACCGCTTGTTGAGAAAATGCCGCTCGGCGGTCGGGATCGGGTTCGCCCGGCCGGACAGGGCCTCGGCGGCCTCGGGCAGGGCGGTCTTCTTGCGCAGGAAGAACATGTCGGACTCCGTTGCTGGTTTCGATCGCGGATATAGGCATTCCTCGCCCGTTTTGACAGGTATGAGCCGGCCTGCCGCGCTTCACCGTCTCGTGACGATGCCGATCTTCGGTTCCGGCGGCGCGCCCAGCCTGAGCAACAGGAAGCCGAGCAGAAACGCGATCAGCGCCGCTGGCGCCAGCATGAGAGAGAGTATCACCGGGTCCCACAGCAGCGGATGGATGCCGCGTTCGATCATCGGCTGGAGCCCCTTGATGCGTTCGCCGACCAATGTCGAGAGCGCCAGCTCCAGCGGCGTGTACTGCAGGGCGGAATTGGCGATCGAGCGCGCGCCATCGATGACGAGCGAGACGAATCCGGCCGCGACGAGCAGATAGCCGAGCAGCCGCAGCAGGAACCGCACCATCCGTTCTCCTTCATCGACCCTTCGGCCTCGCCCCGATGTGCCCATTCGGCTGTGGCTTTGCAACCGCGCCCACAGCCGATTTCGCGCGATCTGACGAAGCGCACCAGATCGCCCTTGAAAGAAGCCGGCTCGGCGGTCATAAGCAGCGCGCCGGACAGGTGGCCGAGTGGTTGAAGGCGCACGCCTGGAAAGTGTGTATACGGGAAACCGTATCGAGGGTTCGAATCCCTCCCTGTCCGCCATTTCTATTCAAATAAGCGATTGATTTCTATGTGTTTTTCATGATGCCATGGATTTGGCACCCCAACGGCCTCGTCTGATTGATCATCGGCGGTCGAGTTGCGCCAATAGCAGAGGTTGGTCTGCCTCCCGAAAGCGGACATCTGTCGGTCGGCGGCTATGCGGCATCTCTGATCACGTTAGAGCTTTCATGACGATGGACCGGGCGCACTAGCGCCAGCATTGTGAGCCGCTAGACGTCAGCAACGATCACGTGTCCGATGACACTCGAAAGAGCCGTCAGCGCTGGCAAGGCTTTCGCCTTGTCGTCCGTCACGAGAGCCGAAACCCGATCGAGCTCACAGAAGCGAACACGACTGGTCACGCCGATCTTCGAATGATCGGCGATGAGCACGACGCTGGCCGAATTGACCACCATTGCTCGCGCAATCTCCGCGGTGTGTTCAAAGAAATTGGTGGCAGCACCGTTGATATCGACGCCAAAGGGTGAGAGCAGGGCCAGGTCCGCCTTGAACCGATAGATGTCATTGATGGTCGATGCACCGCCAGTCTCCGGGGGTTCATGGACGATCTCCCCGCCGAGCAGAAACACTCGGCTCCCTGTCCTTTGCTGCGTCGATGCCATCGTCGTCGCGACCTGCAGGGAGTTCGTCAGGATCCTCAAATCGGGCACGGCCTTCAATTCCTCGGCCAAGGCCGCCGTGGTTGTCCCGCCGTCCAGAAACAGGCACTGGCCGCTCTTGATCAGGGACATCGCAGCAAGAGCGATCGCACGCTTCTCCTTCAGGCGGACGGTGGAGCGGGCCCCGTAAGACGCGTCCTGCTCGGCAGACACGCTGACCGCCCCGCCATGGACCCGCCGCAGGAGACCGCCCTGCTCCATCGCAAGCAGATCCCGGCGGATCGACTCGTTCGAAACGCCGAATTCGTGAACAAGCCTGTCGACCGAAACGCTGCCGAACGTTTCGACCAGCTCACGGATACGCTGCTTTCTCTCGCCCCGCCACATGCGCCGCGCCCTCCCCCGAACCGTTTAACTGCACCACATGCGATAGCGGTTCAATTGCCATGCTCGCATAAACGGTCATTAATCCACATTGCCACAAATACACACAAGTGCTAAGCCGGCTTTATCGAGCTCGTGAGGAGGGTCGGATGCGTACCGACGAGGATCAAGCGGAATGGCTGGATTTCGCCCTCCAAATGGCCGCGGAAAGCGGCGCCATTCTCCGAGAGGCAGAAGCCGTTCGCCCGGACCTCGAGGTCAAGCCTGACAAAAGCTTCGTCACCGCGCTCGACGCACGCATCGAGCGCCGGCTCCGTGGAATGATCGCGGATCGCTTTCCCGCGCATGGCGTCATCGGCGAAGAGGAAGTCCCTTCCGATATCGATGCGGATCTCGTCTGGGTGCTTGACCCTATCGACGGCACCGCCGCCTTCATCGCCGGCATGCCGGTGTACGGGACGCTGATCGCGCTGATGCGCGAGGGCGAGCCGATCCTCGGCATCATCGATCATCCCATCACCGGCGAGCGCTGGCTCGGCATCAAGGGACGCCAGACACTCTACAATGGCGAACCCTGCCGCACGCGGTCCTGCGGCGGCCTCGGCGAGGCCATCATGTCGGCGAGCAATCCGGATTTCTTCGACGACGAGGAGCAGCCGGCGCTCGGCGCCATGCGCGACGCCACGGCCTGGCGCATCTGGGGCGGCGCCTGCATGAGCTATGGCCGCATCGCATCGGGTCGCATCGACGTGGCGCTCGATACGCGTCTCAAACTGTGGGATTTCGCGCCCTTCCGTCCGATCATCGAAGGCGCCGGCGGCGTCATCACCGACTGGCAGG contains:
- a CDS encoding ATP-binding protein — protein: MDPLSSPWAAVSVVVLALFAGIAALTLLRQRDRIVRQAAELAGDVETLNDRLWALADSEEHYRSLIEAQGDLIVRRDGARIVYANGAYAALLGLGEAEIVGSLAQPRLVACRPALALDGGARVFDECLATPEGERWISWVETVVPVTLGRTVLQRVGRDITARIAGEQELVEARARAEGANEAKSRFLATVSHEFRTPLNGILGMADLLGDTGLDPEQATYVRALRTSGEALLGLVDDILDFAKVEAGKLELANERFDLGLLVETVSELMAPRAQAKGIELAAHLAPGLPTHLVGDRDRLRQILLNLVGNAIKFTDDGGVGIRIGRDAGLIAIEVADTGPGIPEDRRQAIFEEFEQADNSAARRHEGTGLGLAIVRRLAVLMGGSVGVEARQGGGSLFRVSLPLPVAVEAAVPALPDWCSKHVLVVSDAPFGPGFLRETIAAAGGIATLAADAEEAMARLRGGVSYDAALVDQAIGRDAAIALAGEIRAAGLVDCLIMLSPLERRQFGSPREAGFTGFLVKPVRARSLYERLSPRPAPVAPVVEASSVHPQRASRQRLSVLVAEDNEINALLATRTLERFNCAPVWARDGREALAAIEAGLNGAGPSFDLVLLDIRMPELDGLAVARAVRTMERDRVGPDQVPLPLVAVSANVAEGDRAAALAAGMNDCLAKPLDRAALQRWLDRVALPGAFRLNAPSPLRRSFVAIL
- a CDS encoding YifB family Mg chelatase-like AAA ATPase gives rise to the protein MVTRVATVAFEGIEARAVDVQVQVTPGGVAFILVGLPDKAVGESKERVRAALIASGLALPAKRITVNLAPADLPKEGSHYDLPIALAVMAAIGAIPADALAGYTVLGELALDGSITAVAGVLPAAIAAYGRGQGLICPHASGPEAAWAAADIDILAPRSLIQLANHFKGTQVMARPEPAVTRQSGPLPDLADIKGQESAKRVLEIAAAGGHNLLMSGPPGAGKSMLASRLPSILPPLSPRELLEVSMVLSVAGQLAEGALTDRRPFRAPHHSASMAALVGGGLQARPGEVSLAHHGVLFLDELPEFQAQALDALRQPMETGDVLISRANHRAVYPARFQLVAAMNPCRCGKATEPGFACRRQQNERCMAQYQGRISGPMLDRIDITIDVPAVTASDLILPAASEGSAEVAARVAAARRLQIARFEALGLPTIATNAACPAPVLDEIARPDNAGLSLLRDAADAMRLTARAYHRVLKVARTLADLDGEPKVGRIHLAEALSYRLRGDQMAQAA
- a CDS encoding heme peroxidase family protein, which codes for MPDTKNLPDTDTLPPVTKAGTSLPVTLLKAATAKANAVKVTPGHGVAGRHATREVLDALSGHKDPGMFGRMFPKLPPLQVSDAKLDALAVAMLDADPADKAKDNPNIPAGFTYLGQFVDHDITLDLTSLGDKQKDPLGVENFRTPSLDLDALYGLGPDGSPHLYQRSGPNFSKHGPKFVIGKNITVGFGGITGDFANDLPRSPEGMALIGDHRNDENLLVAQTHLAFLKFHNKVCDILAGGANPPADLFAEARRLVTWHYQWIVLHDFVERLTEPGIVAKILHDGRKFYRFKRTPYMPVEFSAAAYRLGHSMVRQRYSHNRVFTDIGFDLLFGFTGLSGQIIGDLMPNPPPGGPLPVAKLPSNWIIDWRRFYDLGTAAGTPNFTFNPTRRLDPLLVKELHNLPGGGGNLAFRNLKRGVMLGLPSGQDVAAHLRIKNPLTAAEIATGPDGLAAKQQGLDRATPLWYYILKEAQVRKNGERLGPVGATIISEVFVGLVHGDPQSYIWREKDWKPTLPSTKAGTFTMVDLLKLVDDIDPIG
- a CDS encoding TRAP transporter permease — its product is MTATPSAAELAKLEEELDPEMQFRKVPHGTALIVGGLLLALSAFHYYTAGFGLLRETTHRGVHLAFVLGLIFLVFSARKSEARTVHPSTLLRPGGVPLYDWIFAVAVAVSSLYVPWIFEDMVFRVGNPSTLDVVMGSITIILMIEATRRAIGWGLPLIAIFAMVYAIFGNWFPGIFLHPGSTWSNLINHLYLTSQGVYGVALGVVATYVFHFVLFGVLATRIGLGRLFLGVAAAVAGRYAGGPAKVSIFGSALFGMISGSSVANTVTVGSLTIPMMIRLGYRRHFAAAVESTAATGGQITPPIMGAAAFLMVEFLNLPYATIIIAAIIPAFMHFFGVLMQVHFEAKRTGMGGMSDADAPTLREVFARDWPTIAPLFALILVLFTGYTPYLAAFWGITGCMLVGLAQYRAASALAFALAIGIAAPSEFLRVPGVNLAFTLSAFAVMAHGVLMRSAEGRKRVDDMIDAFILGAKYAIGVGAAAATVGIIVGVVTLTGVGFKISWIVTSLADQWARGVSDLIPFFPFELKSATLFFTLLLTGVVCILLGCGVPTTANYIIMVTVAAPALGMLGVNPLVAHFFVFYYGVLADITPPVAIAAYAGASMAGADPFKTGNTAFRLALGKVLVPFVFVFSPSMLIMAPGFSWTELVGSTASCIASITFLSAAFAGWFLAPLAMWERLVIALAALPMILATPTSVLVGLVIASPVLLRQIMARKAASATA
- a CDS encoding TAXI family TRAP transporter solute-binding subunit; this encodes MSLHFRLKLAAAGLALGAAALAAGLAFAQAPAFFRIGTGGTAGTYYPIGGLIANAISAPPQLVSTAVASNGSVANVNAIVGGAAESGFVQADVAYWAYSGTGVFEGKPKVEELRSIANLYPESVHLVVRKASNVKSVADLKGKKVSLDEPGSGTLLNAKAILAAFGVGEKDITAEYLKPNQAAEKMKDGSVDAFFFTGGFPAAAISELASTGSGIDILPITGAPAEKLAKDFPFFAVDEIPAGTYKDVGAVKTVAVGAHWVTSSKVSADTVYAVTKALWSDKARAALDSGHAKGKAIQKATALSGLLGVPLHPGAERFYKEAGLLK
- the msrA gene encoding peptide-methionine (S)-S-oxide reductase MsrA, translated to MFFLRKKTALPEAAEALSGRANPIPTAERHFLNKRSLAGPYPEGLQTAIFGLGCFWGAERKFWQMGEGIWITAVGYTGGFTPNPTYEEVCSGQTGHNEVVKVVFDPALLPYEMLLKAFWENHDPTQGMRQGNDVGTQYRSGIYVQDEAQRAVAERSKAEYQQALQQRGYGPITTEILDAPDFYFAEDYHQQYLARNPAGYCGLGGTGVSCPIGTGVAA
- a CDS encoding PetM family of cytochrome b6f complex subunit 7; protein product: MVRFLLRLLGYLLVAAGFVSLVIDGARSIANSALQYTPLELALSTLVGERIKGLQPMIERGIHPLLWDPVILSLMLAPAALIAFLLGFLLLRLGAPPEPKIGIVTRR
- a CDS encoding DeoR/GlpR family DNA-binding transcription regulator gives rise to the protein MWRGERKQRIRELVETFGSVSVDRLVHEFGVSNESIRRDLLAMEQGGLLRRVHGGAVSVSAEQDASYGARSTVRLKEKRAIALAAMSLIKSGQCLFLDGGTTTAALAEELKAVPDLRILTNSLQVATTMASTQQRTGSRVFLLGGEIVHEPPETGGASTINDIYRFKADLALLSPFGVDINGAATNFFEHTAEIARAMVVNSASVVLIADHSKIGVTSRVRFCELDRVSALVTDDKAKALPALTALSSVIGHVIVADV